In Exiguobacterium sibiricum 7-3, a genomic segment contains:
- a CDS encoding 50S ribosomal protein L25/general stress protein Ctc, with amino-acid sequence MSVTLKVEEREVRPRSLRKQLRHEGKALGVVYGYKVESTPISFDEKELVKVVRDHGENVLVALQIGGKKVNTLINKLDMDIFTPTIKHVEFIAVKMDEETEVETDIVLVGEAAGAKLGGFLSQTLFKVTVAATPDKLPERIEVDVTDLAIGDSITVADLPEEKDFRVVTEGDIQVAAVVESTLEAELEEIEEAEAEAQAADADTATDDSEQTSEEQAEENKEDKE; translated from the coding sequence ATGTCAGTAACATTAAAAGTAGAAGAACGCGAAGTACGCCCACGCTCACTTAGAAAGCAATTACGTCATGAAGGAAAAGCTCTTGGTGTCGTGTATGGCTACAAAGTGGAAAGCACACCGATTTCATTCGATGAAAAAGAATTGGTCAAGGTTGTCCGTGATCATGGCGAAAACGTCTTGGTTGCTCTTCAAATCGGCGGTAAAAAGGTCAACACGTTGATCAACAAGCTTGATATGGATATCTTTACACCAACGATTAAACACGTTGAATTCATCGCTGTTAAAATGGATGAAGAAACAGAAGTCGAAACGGATATCGTCCTCGTCGGCGAAGCAGCCGGTGCGAAACTTGGCGGATTCCTTTCACAAACACTCTTTAAAGTAACAGTTGCCGCAACACCAGATAAATTACCGGAACGGATCGAAGTTGATGTAACGGATCTTGCAATCGGAGATTCAATTACAGTAGCTGATCTTCCGGAAGAAAAAGATTTCCGTGTCGTCACAGAAGGTGACATCCAAGTTGCAGCAGTCGTTGAATCGACACTTGAAGCTGAACTTGAAGAAATCGAAGAAGCAGAAGCTGAGGCACAAGCAGCTGATGCGGATACAGCGACAGACGATTCAGAACAAACTTCTGAAGAGCAAGCTGAAGAAAACAAAGAAGATAAAGAGTAA